A portion of the Deinococcus peraridilitoris DSM 19664 genome contains these proteins:
- a CDS encoding ArsR/SmtB family transcription factor, which translates to MIRTVAQESVALSRIKALAHDIRYEIVRMLADGERCVCDLEVQLELPQSKVSYHLGILREVGIVVSESRGKNSYYRLVDEVLYTLGGEVLRDVFTAARSGLYQNKSVC; encoded by the coding sequence ATGATACGGACCGTTGCGCAAGAATCAGTCGCGCTTAGTCGCATCAAAGCACTCGCGCACGACATTCGCTACGAAATCGTTCGGATGCTTGCCGACGGCGAGCGCTGTGTCTGTGATCTGGAAGTGCAGCTGGAGCTGCCTCAATCGAAAGTTTCGTATCACCTTGGCATCCTGCGCGAGGTTGGAATCGTCGTTAGCGAGTCGCGTGGAAAGAACAGCTACTACAGGCTTGTCGACGAGGTGCTGTACACCCTGGGAGGCGAAGTGCTGCGTGATGTCTTCACGGCTGCCCGATCAGGGTTGTATCAGAACAAATCAGTTTG